The genomic DNA GTTCAGAGATAGTAATTGCAGTTTTGTTTGATCAATGAATTAAATACATTGTTATTTTCAGGTCTAATGAAACATGGCATGAACATGCAGTTGAGAATCCAGATGAAGTAGCTGCAATGGTGGACATGTGAGTTTCTATGTTGcttaaattttgtgtttgagCTTTATTACAACAATAATGATCATGGTTATTGTTTGTACTCTAATCAAGTAGTGTAAGTATTCTATTTCGTTTAATGCGATTGGTTAGttattagtaaaaaaacaataaaatacacTAAAACTCTAACGCCTAGTTTctctttacgttttttttttttttttggttggataaATTCATGTGATCTTCTTTTATAAATtactttaagaaaattaaaaatcagaaaaactGGTGAAAGTTGTATTTATGTGGAGCAGGGCTCACATGGTGCTTCTGTAAGAATTTTTTATACATTCTGGTCAAAGGGTCAAAATCCATAGGGCTAAACACTACACCTCGATTCTGTTTTTTTCgtactttagtttttttgttttctttctttgttgtatttattttctacttttctcctatatataatactttacagtttatatgatatgataaatattttctcttatAGTAACATTAACCGTTTTTAACTAAAGTATTCTTGGTTCCCGCGCACTGACTTTTTCAACGAGAAAATCTTTTAGTGACTCTAAAATAAATTGATctatattatgatttcacatTTATCAGTGATAAAATACATGTaatattaaagatataaaatttaaaattcgaacatggaatatttttttcttgagaaaaaagtggaaaatttggttttcatattaaaaagaaatcaaataggTGTGagtaaataataattagttaatATGTTATCTTATTCTGATAAAGTAGTAAAGAATGAGTTGTTTATGCTTATTCTTTACTGAGCGATTCAGAGTTATGGGTGGAGGAGCAGACATGAAACATCATGCATAACATGGTTTCATTTAGTTGAGTTGGATTTGGATGGGATTCTTCATTTAATGCAATGCCACCAGTTCTTATATAGacgaaataaattattttcgtTTAGAAAAAATCTTATGGAATTATTGTAGACATTGGTCCAAAAACACGTGtaatgttcttgtttttgtttttaaagagaaaacatGTGTAAATGTTCCAACACCTAATCTTTAGAACAGTGGTTTGCCCACCAGCCCCCATGCATCTGCCTCGTGCTGTGTTCTCCCCAATTCTTTCTTTGGTAACAGTAGTTTCGGTCTTATCTCGTTATTACTAATTATTACAATAGTTTTTTAGGATATGCAcattttgttgatatttttttttgtctttcaaaataatttttaaaacaaatttcttatgctgtcattaaaaaaaaaaatcttatagaTGAAGGTATAATAATAGTTGAAAATGCTTTTGAGTAATAATATCCGACATACTATTCATTTACCATGTGTAAGTGAAACAGTCTAAATATGCACCCGAttaaattttgttctttatgCATATAATAAATTAGAGCCTAATTATATTACATCAAATtaatgttgtcaaaaaaaaaaaacaattttgttacattaaataaattcaataattGTTCTTATGAAAAAATCGAAAAATAGTTTGGAATTTTGGATAAAAGCATAATATGTCGGATTGTTTACTTAAAAAACAACTTCTAACATTTCACGtcatttataagatttttagcaatttttttttttttttttttttagaaatatggggatttttcttttcctttttgtcaaCAGAAATTGAACATTCCTGATTGTGCAATAAAATGTTCCCACCGACGCAAATATTGTTCCAAATGACCCTTAAGCTTTTACAATTTACATTAAGTGGCCGACCCAGTTAgttcaatttaaatttttatttgtttcgatAAATCCGGTTTTGATGGAACATTGCATTGAAGAACCGGTTTTAATGGTTCACAGGAGCATTAGGAACAGCACAGCGAGAAGAAGACTAGGATACTTCTCATGCTCTACCGGAAACCCAATAGACGATTGTTGGCGTTGTGACCGGAAATGGCAATTCAGGCGAAAACGTCTAGCCAATTGCGCAATCGGGTTCGGTCGCAACGCAATCGGAGGCCGAGACGGTCGTTACTACGTAGTAAGTGACCCAAACGACGATAACCCGGTTAACCCTAGACCGGGAACGTTACGTCACGCAGTGATTCAAGAAGAGCCACTTTGGATCGTCTTTAAACGTGACATGGTCATTACGTTAAAACAAGAGCTGATCATGAACAGTTTCAAAACAATCGATGGTCGTGGCGTTAATGTTCACATAGCTAATGGTGCATGCCTAACGATTCAGTTCGTGACTAACATTATCATCCATGGGATTCATATACATGATTGTAGACCTACTGGTAACGCTATGGTTAGAAGCTCTCCTTCGCATTATGGTTGGAGAACTATGGCTGATGGAGATGGGATCTCCATTTTTGGGTCTAGTCATATTTGGATTGATCATAATTCACTTTCGAATTGTGCTGATGGGCTTATTGATGCTGTAATGGCTTCCACTGCTATTACCATCTCCAACAATTACTTCACACACCACAACGAGGTAATTGGttcaaatttttataaagtttttggtTGCTTGAATCGAAagttaggtttttgttttttttggttgtgagGATTAATCATTAATGGATTGCGTTGTGACAGGTTATGTTATTGGGGCATAGTGATACCTATACAAGGGACAGGGTTATGCAAGTTACAATCGCTTATAACCACTTTGGTGAAGGTCTTATTCAGAGAATGCCAAGGTACATATATTTTGGCCTAACTTATGAGCTTTAAGAAAACTCGACAAAATAAACGTTTTTTCATTAATTGCAGGTGTAGGCATGGATATTTTCACgtagttaacaatgactacACACATTGGGAAATGTATGCGATCGGTGGCAGTGCAAGTCCTACCATTAACAGTCAGGGAAACAGATATCTCGCCCCGAGAAACCGGTTTGCGAAAGAGGTAGGTCGACTAGCTCAAAGGACAGGTCTTATGGTTTCATCTAAATTCTTACAACAAAAACCTGATGGGATGCATGTTTCAGGTGACGAAGAGAGACTATGCAGGGCAATGGCAATGGAGGCATTGGAACTGGAGATCAGAAGGAGATCTTTTCTTAAACGGAGCTTTCTTTACACGTTCTGGATCAGGACTTGGAGCTAGCTACGCTAGAGCTTCAAGTTTAGCAGCCAAATCGTCATCCCTTGTTGGCGTCATCACCTACAATGCCGGTGCTCTTAATTGCAGAGGTGGTCGCCGGTGTTAATAGTTTACTAAGAATTTAATCTTGTTTTGGGGTTCTTTGCATTATACATGGCAATAGCACTATTCAAAATGTCAGAGGCTTGATTTAAAAACTGCCTCAACTGTATTATAAAGCTGTATGATTTGTTTCACCGCCAATTATTGATGTATTTATAAAAAGCAAACAAAGTTGGAACTCTTCCTTTACTCTCTCATCTTAATTTCTTATATCGAGTATAACAAAACGTAGCACTTCTTTGGGGATGCTTTGAAATGAATACAATATATACAGTGTTAGTAAATTTATCATCAGCTGGGCTAAGGGTTAAGACTAGAGTAGCCCATCTCGTGTTTTAGGCTAAGCATGCTACATGTTGGTCGGGTGTTACGATGGAGTCATAGACCGAAATTAAAATGGGGGGTGGGGTGAAGAGCCAGACTAAGCCTGCTTCGTCGATGATATATAACTTGCTTATTAATGATGGAGAAGTGTGGGGGATGGTGTCAATGGGAATAAGAGGGGATGtgaaggtggtggtggtggaaccACGTGAGAGGAGACAAGAACCACATGAGAGCATATGAGGAAGTAAAAGAAAGGGCCTTAATATCATTGTCATGTTATGTTGTTGATGCTGATAAGATAGGTTTGGCCAATGGCTTGTTTCTCcttcattaaatatttgtttcaccaAACACTCTGCTATGCTAATCTCTCCTTCCTATTCTCTTAACATGTCACATGtattatcttaattaattttaattatttctaaaagaaGTATTTTCTTAGAGGAATTGCTAAAAATGCCTCTTTACATAAATGTCcattctctaatttttttttcaaacgtTTACTTTAAAATCTGTTATCTACCCAAATCACTTTATAAAACGTTTTAAAATACCTACTATTGTCATAAAggatacaaaattatatttatatgtatgcaaaattcataaatactttacaaaaccttataaatatcTTACAAGTTGATGTAAAAACGAAACATAACACTCTAATATATCTTACAAGGAGCATCTGTCTTTTAACATATGTAGTAGCAAATGAAGCAACAGCCCTCTCCACACCACTTCATAGAGTCCCCTTTGAACAATTTCCCGACTGTGTAAGATCCAGTGACATTTGAAATAGAAGATACTTGAATGTATTGTGTGTTATATTCATTAGAGGAAACAAGTATTTATACAGAGGGACATGCCTAACGAAGAGATAACATCATATCTACGTAAATATAGGAACACAGAAGATTAACATTTATCCTAGTCTAATACCTCGCCTCACGTTGATGGAACGAAATCCCGGACACTTAACGTGGACAAAAGTTTCAGAAATTGAGGCGTTAGCAAGGCCTTTGTTAAGAGATCAGCGACCTGGTCAGTAGTAGAGATGTGGACTGTGCGAATTAGTTTATCTTAGACAGCATCGCGGACTTGATGACAATCACGCTCAATATGCTTTGTGCGTTCGTGAAAGACGAGATTAGCAGCAATGTGAATGGCGGCCTGACTATCACAATGTAAGGGAATTGGAGTAGACTGAGCAACGCCGAGATCCTCCATGAGTCCCTTGACCCACTTGATTTCCTTGAGAGTATAAGCCATGGCCCGGTATTCGGCTTATGCAGAAGAACCCGAGACTGTGtcttgtttctttgatttccagGAAATAGGCGAGTCtcctaaataaataacataggTGGAGAGAGAACGACGAGTGCATGAACAAGCAGAAAGGTCAGAGTCACAGTAAGCAATCAGAGTAAGCGGACTGTCAGAGCGCAGAAGAATGCCCTGAGCAGGAGAACCCTTGAGATAGCGAACAAGATGAAGAGCCACGTCCCAATGAGCAACAAGCGGAGTCTTCATGAATTGAGAAAGATATATAAGCGGAGTCCCAATGTTCACCGGATAGCTCAAATCAGGACGCGTGATAGTCAAGTATATAAACTGGCCAACCAACCGACGGTATTGTTCAGGATTGTCATATGCTAGACCAGTCACCGAACCGAGCTGGTGATTTAGTTCCATTGGTGTCGGAGCTGGTTGTGCTCCAAAAAGACCAGCCTCGTTAATGATGTCCAGGGTGTACTTCCGTTGAGATAAGCAGAAACCATCCTTCCCACGAGACCTCAAGACCGAGGAAATATTTTAGCTTGCCAAGATCCTTCATGTGAAAGCACTTGCTTAGTCGATCCTTGAACAGATTAATTGCATCTAAATTATTGCCGGCAATGACAAAATCTTCAACATAGACCAGAATGTGTATAACCGTCGTTCCTCGTAACAATGTAAACAAAGAATAGTCCTGATAGCTTTGTTTAAAACCGAACTCGCGAAGAGCAGTAGAGAGCTTAGAAAACCAACACCGTGGAGCCTGTTTAAGACCATACAAAGACTTCCGTAGACGATAGACTTTATTTGGATCAGTTGATTGGAAACCCGGTGGGAGCTTCATGTAGACCTCTTCGTCGAGGTCACCATGTAGGAACGCATTATGAACGTCCATCTGGTGAACCTCCCACTGTTTGGCAGCAGCAACACCAAGAAAAGACCGAACCGTAGTCATCTTTGCAACCAGAGCAAAAGTTTCTTTAAAATCCACACCTTCTTTCTGATGATTCCCCATGGCTACTAAACGTGCCTTGTGACGTTCGAGAGAACCATCAGCATAAAATTTCAACTTGTAAATCCACTTGCTGTTAATAGCTTTCTTCCCCGGTGGCAAATCTGTTATGTCCCAAGTGTGATTAGACTCCAACGCATCAATCTCTTTTTGCATGGCTTCAcaccattcttttattttgactGCATCCTTGAAATGTTTCGGTTCATTGCTGTCGAGAATCGCAGCCATGAAAGCTATATGATTGGCGGAAAAACCCGCATTagacaaatacttagtgatGGGATAAAGAACTGTACCGGAGACCGTAGACAAGGACGTTGAGTCAGAGAGATCAGGTGCGAGAGCGTGAGATGAGGAGTGTACAGGCGGAACAACAAAGTCCTTAAGGAGAACCGAGGGAAACTTCTTGCAGTGTCCTTTACCTGACAGTTCTGGTAGACTAGGAGTTGGAGGTGAGGAAGCATCCTTTTCCGGTTCCAAGACAGGTTTTagtgatgaaggagaaggagacaCTGATATAACATCCGTATGAGGAACCGTAGTAGAAGTCGCAGGAGTGACAACATTTGATGGTAAAACAGGTGTTGGTTGAACAACCGGTGAGGGAGAGACCTCGACCAAAGATGATGGTGGAGAAACAACTTCTATTGACAGTAGGATAGGCGGAGGCATCTAGTCGTCATCAGGAACAACGACCGGTTGTTGTAAGGGTAATGTTGAAGGCGTCTTATGCAAGAAAGGGTATATCTCCTCTTGGAAACGTACGTCACGACTAACAAAAAACATTTCTGTGTCAAGGTCGAACAAACGCCAACCTTTCTTGCCATAGGGGTAGCCAACAAACACGCATCTCCGACTACGAGGTCCAAATTTATCCTTGTCTCGCAAACGATAATGAGCTTAACACAAACATCCAAATGTCCGAATCATGTCATACGATGGAGGCTGACcaaataatatttcatatgGGGTCTTGTTCTGTAAGACAGAAGATGGTGTACGGTTTATCAAGTGTGTGGCGGTAAGAACACTTTCACCCCAAAACTTGACTGGCATGTGGCTTTTGAAGAGACAGGCAAGAGCAACATTGAGGATATGCCTGTGTTTGCGTTCAACCCGaccgttttgttgaggagtatCAACGCAAGAAGTCTGGTGCAAGATGCCATGTTCTTGAAAATAAGAGGAAAGGCACATGAATTTGGTGCCACTGTCTGTTCGGAAGGACTTGACTGGTTTACCAAACTATCGTTCGTGCATAGcacaaaaattttgtattagTTGAGGAACTTTGGACTTAGCAGTCATGAGATATGTCCAAATAGCCCAAGAATAATCATCAACAAGCGTAAGAAAATATGTAGCACCACATGTGGAAGGAGTTGATAAGTCACGAATTGGGCCTCGTTAGTTCTTAATGGGCTGTAGTAGTATTGTTGTCTAAGCCTTTAGTCTCTCTACTTATATCTCGAATGGTTTCTTGTAGAAGGTTATCGAATCAATTAGAAAAACaatgtttatcttcttctttccaatcgtcttccttcttctctcttcctcctccctcTAATCTGATTCTTCACCTCAATCTCCTTTTCTTCAGTTTCTCATCCCTATTTCTGTTATCTCTTTGATAAGCTACATCCGTACTTATCAATTGGTGCTTTCATTGAGagactgtaaaaaaaaaaaaaaaaaatggctccACAGACTCAAGCTGCTCACGCATCCTTAATAGCGGTAGTCAATGATAAGCTTCAACTTCTCAAATCGTCTCTTGAAGACCAGATATCGGATCTCAGGAAGATTACTGTGgaacaaagagttcttttcGAAGAACAAGGTAGGAAGCACGATGAAGCGATGCGTTGGTTTTGCGATAACCTAGCTCTCAAGAGCTCCACTGAGTTGAGTCCACTGTCGGGGTCTCTGATCCAGAGCTCTAACACCCCGATTGACAGTTGCGCGACTCCTTCAGCTCCAGTAAAACCTAAAGGTGACGGAATCCTTTCCTTATCCGCTCAAACTGTTCCGATTGTGCGATCTCCGCCGGGGTTTCTACAGTCTGTCCAGGTGAGTCCAGCTCCTACATCTTCAGAGCCAACACCAAGAAAAACTTCAGAAATCTCTCTGGAGACTTCCATCAAACACTTGGCGAGCACTGCCTTACCAGAGGCTTCTTTCAGTCCGTGGATCTCTGAGCTTCCACACACGCTCCAATCTTGAGGTGAAGAGAGGATTCTTGTTCCACGAAACTACCATAAAGCCAGGAAGAAATCAACACGAAGGAGACATCACGAGTTTGTTTTGGcgataaaatcataaaatatccCACGAAGAAACATGGTAAGCGATGTCGTGATCCCTTGATTGGCTCTAGGGTTCAGGCTGATGCTAGTGCTGTTAGACAAATGGTCACTTCCTCTGAGTATGATGCGTCACAAGAGCTTGATGATAGAGTTGATGTTAGAAGTAGATCATGGAACCGTCTCCGAGACGAGAACAAGGCTGAACCAACTGAGGAACTATCAAGGTTTCTGAATATTTAGGAAAATTTTGGAGCTGATTCTCGAGCTAATCCAGTCCATCGTCAAGTGGGTAATATAAGGCTCCAGGGTTCAAGGGTTGTGAACAGAAATGGTAGAGCAGGGAATGGTTCAGTGATCTGGACAAGGTCTGCAGAGGCATGGGAACACATTGGGTTGAAACCTCTAGGATTGAACGATAATGTTGATGCTACATGAACCATTTATATTGGATTTCAGGGATCAGCTCTACAACCGCATCTTGATGGCAAGCCCTTGATAGATCAAGAAGGGAGAACAAGGCAGCGTGGGTTGGAGAGAGAGGGAGCAAAGACCGCTTGGAAAAACGAGGTTTATCAAGAATCTGGGTTGCCAGGGAGCTCCAAGGAAGACTTATTCAAGTAGATCAACAGCTTGGAGACCTATTTTGCTGCAAGTCAGGCTCCTCAAAATGAGTGGTTGAGTATTGCGTACTCACTCTTAGAAGGAGAAACTGGTCATTGGGTCAAGAGTTTATGGAACAAGAATTCTCCAACAAGTTGGAAAGAATTCAAGTGGATGgtcaaagaagaagcaaaggagcAACCGAGACAGAGCTATGTACGCCGTTCACTATACTCTGGGATGCTACAAGAGGGGTATGTGGCTAGTTACTGCAGAGAGTTTGAAGGTAAGCGTAGAGAGGCCATGAGTATACCAAAGAAGCATGTGTTGGATGTGTTCATACGTGGGTTGACTCAACCATTGCAGATGGAGGTTAGAAAATTACAACCTAAGCGACTTCAAGAAGCAATGGATCTTGCTATCTGGCTCGAGGAAATGAGCGGTTACACAGCAACAAAGGCTATCTTACACTACAACCATGACATGACAAATGTGCAGGATCCAGCTTATGGTGGTGAAGTAGCGGAGTTTATGCGTCTCACCATGTTACAAGAGGATTCACCAGTGTTTGATAGTGAGTCAAGAGGTGATAAGGAGAAGAGTGTTGCCAAGCAACAAGGAGATAATTCCTCGGGAACAGTCCGACCCGAGAGCAATGCTCTAAAGTTTTGGGGCTCCATTTCAGGTCATAGAGTGGAGTTAAGCATTGACTCTGGAGCAACAAATAACTTTATTTCTGAAGAGTTGGCTAATCGTCTTAAGTTGCCAAGGAGAAAGACAAGTTCAATAGCGGTTGTCCTTGGACATGGCAAGAGCAACAAGAGTGAATGTGTTGGTATGGGAATCAGTTTGCTAGTGGAAGGGTTGGAGATTATTGAGAATTTTCTCGTACTGGACGTCAAAGGGGCATAATCAATGGTTGTCCTAGGTTATGAGTGGCTTTCAAAACTGGGAGAAACCTGTGTCAATTGGCAAGATCACACCTTCTCGTTCTTCCTTAACCAAGAATGGGTCACTTTTGGAGACAAGAATGATACACTGAAAAGAAGCACTGGAAAAGTGAAGATGCGAAGTGAAGTGGAGCAAGGGAGACCCAAAGAGGAGCACTTAGGTAATGATGTAAGAATTGCTAGCTATCTTGAGGACAAGTTAGCTTTACAAGGGAAGAGTAATGCCATGAGTGTTAAGGAGGTTATTAACACAGTTCAGAAACTATTTGTTGGAGGCCGTAGGGAAGAGATAAAGCTGAGTGCAGAAGGAGTGTCAAAACAGTGCCACCGAGTTTACAAGCTCCAAGGTAGCACATGTGTAAGCGATCAATTTCTCATACATCAACTTCTTGTTTCTGCTGTTGCTTTGGACGAGAAGCAGGAAGGAGTAGTTGCTAAGCCTGTATACGAATGATCCTTTAAGGGAGAAAGGCAAGCTTGCTCTGGGGGTTCAAAAATGCATGTCTAGGTTTCTAATGATTACAGGTTATTAGAGATGTTAGGCTCAGAAGCAGACTCAGACATAGAGGTCCAGCCGGTGGTTGGTATACAAGCCAAAGAGAGAGGGCAGTAGCAACAAGGACTAAACAAGGAGATGCTGGAGCAGTCAAGACGATCAGCAGGTTCATAAAGTTTCAATTCTATccaccttgaggacaaggtgaATCTTCGAGGGAACGGTATTGATAAGTCACGAATTGGGCCTCGTTAGTTCTTAATGGGCTGTAGTAGTATTGTTGTCTAAGCCTTTAGTCTCTCTACTTATATCTCGAATGGTTTCTTGTAGAAGGTTATCGAATCAATTAGAAAAACaatgtttatcttcttctttccaatcgtcttccttcttctctcttcctcctccctcTGATCTGATTCTTCACCTCAATCcccttttcttctgtttctcatCCCTATTTCTGTTACCTCTTTGATAAGCTACATCCGTACTTATCAGGAGTGCGGTAAGGACCCCATACGTCACAATGAACAAGAGAAAAACAACCGGAAGCATTATTTCTACTATCATGAAACacttctcttgttttctttgaacaaaaacaaatgtcaCAACTTTTAATATCTCCAAAATTGCTAGGAGAGTCAACACATTCGgataaagaaactaaaacaccAGCGGAAGGGTGACCAAGCCGACGATGCCACAACGCACTAGAAGAAAGATGATTCGCCGATGCTTTGTGAGAACGAGCAGCCAAGACTCCCGTAAAATAGTACACTCCCTCACACTCTTCACCTATGTTAATCTTTTGTGTTCCTATATTTACGTAGATACGATGTTATCTCTTCGTTAGGCATGTCCCTCTGTATAAATACCTGTTTCCTCT from Camelina sativa cultivar DH55 chromosome 2, Cs, whole genome shotgun sequence includes the following:
- the LOC104723194 gene encoding probable pectate lyase 20, encoding MASTQVLVFLASALLLSMFFSGVDSTRSNETWHEHAVENPDEVAAMVDMSIRNSTARRRLGYFSCSTGNPIDDCWRCDRKWQFRRKRLANCAIGFGRNAIGGRDGRYYVVSDPNDDNPVNPRPGTLRHAVIQEEPLWIVFKRDMVITLKQELIMNSFKTIDGRGVNVHIANGACLTIQFVTNIIIHGIHIHDCRPTGNAMVRSSPSHYGWRTMADGDGISIFGSSHIWIDHNSLSNCADGLIDAVMASTAITISNNYFTHHNEVMLLGHSDTYTRDRVMQVTIAYNHFGEGLIQRMPRCRHGYFHVVNNDYTHWEMYAIGGSASPTINSQGNRYLAPRNRFAKEVTKRDYAGQWQWRHWNWRSEGDLFLNGAFFTRSGSGLGASYARASSLAAKSSSLVGVITYNAGALNCRGGRRC